A genomic region of Kluyveromyces marxianus DMKU3-1042 DNA, complete genome, chromosome 5 contains the following coding sequences:
- the MAS1 gene encoding mitochondrial processing peptidase codes for MFRAIASSHRNSFLRKIPKVSYSTVSGNLSKTVTSILPNGLTVASETLPNTNTATVGIFVDTGSRAENEKNNGTAHFLEHLAFKGTKNRSQTGIELEIENVGSHLNAYTSRENTVYYAKSLEQDIPKAVDILADILTRSVLDPKAIERERDVIIRESEEVDKMYDEVVFDHLHTITYKDQPLGRTILGPIKNIKSIQRTDLQEFIETHYTGDRMVLVGTGAVNHDKLVEYAGKYFGHVRKSETPVPLGSPRGPLPVFHGNELKIKEETLPTTHIALAVEGVSWSAPDYFTALCTQAIIGNWDRALGTGTNSPSPLAVAASENGTLANSYMSFSTSYADSGLWGMYIVTDSQQHNVKRIIDEILKEWKRIKAGNISEEEVNRAKARLKASLLLSLDGTTAIAEDIGRQIVTTGRRLSPEEVFEQVNKITKNDIVMWANYRLLNKPVSMVALGNVTTVPSLSYVQNNMNN; via the coding sequence ATGTTTAGAGCTATCGCTTCTAGCCACAGAAATAGCTTTTTGAGAAAAATTCCAAAGGTAAGTTATTCCACTGTAAGCGGAAACTTGTCGAAGACTGTTACTTCCATATTGCCAAATGGTCTTACTGTAGCCTCGGAGACTTTACCCAATACAAATACAGCGACCGTGGGGATCTTTGTGGACACCGGATCTCGTGCtgagaatgaaaagaataatggGACAGCTCATTTTTTGGAACACTTGGCTTTCAAGGGAACAAAAAATAGATCTCAAACTGGCATCGAAttggaaattgaaaatgttGGTTCCCATTTGAACGCTTACACATCTAGGGAAAATACCGTTTATTACGCTAAGTCTCTAGAGCAAGATATTCCAAAGGCCGTTGACATTTTAGCAGATATTTTGACACGGTCTGTCCTTGACCCCAAGGCTATTGAAAGGGAAAGAGATGTTATTATAAGagaatctgaagaagtaGACAAAATGTATGATGAGGTGGTGTTTGACCATCTTCATACCATAACTTATAAAGATCAACCCTTAGGTAGAACTATTTTGGGACCAAtcaaaaacatcaagaGTATTCAAAGAACTGATTTGCAAGAATTCATCGAAACTCACTATACCGGTGACAGAATGGTTCTTGTTGGGACAGGTGCTGTAAACCACGACAAGTTAGTGGAATATGCTGGGAAGTACTTTGGACATGTTAGAAAATCTGAAACCCCTGTACCTTTAGGTTCTCCAAGAGGCCCATTGCCTGTATTTCATGGTAATGAGCTAAAAATTAAGGAAGAAACCTTACCAACGACACACATTGCTCTCGCAGTTGAAGGTGTTTCTTGGTCAGCACCTGATTACTTCACTGCTTTATGCACACAAGCTATCATAGGTAACTGGGACAGAGCGTTGGGGACAGGTACGAACTCTCCTTCTCCTCTTGCAGTTGCTGCATCCGAAAATGGTACATTGGCAAATTCTTATATGTCATTTTCTACATCTTATGCCGATTCTGGATTATGGGGTATGTACATCGTGACTGATTCTCAACAGCATAATGTGAAACGGAtaattgatgaaatcttgaaagaaTGGAAGAGGATCAAAGCTGGGAACATTTCTGAAGAGGAAGTAAATAGGGCGAAGGCTAGATTAAAGGCATCATTATTACTTTCTTTGGATGGCACTACAGCCATAGCGGAAGACATTGGAAGACAAATAGTAACAACTGGCAGAAGGCTTTCCCCGGAAGAAGTCTTTGAACAGGTGAATAAAATTACGAAAAACGACATAGTGATGTGGGCTAACTATAGACTACTTAACAAACCTGTCTCTATGGTGGCTTTAGGAAATGTCACTACAGTGCCTTCTCTCTCATATGTCCAGAATAACATGAATAATTAA